The sequence below is a genomic window from Flavobacterium sediminilitoris.
GGAACTTGTGGTTTATATGACAGAGAAGGATTAGATGGTATTGATATAGGCTTCGCCTTTCTTCCAGAATATGGAAAAAAAGGATATGCATTTGAAGCAGTAGAAAAATTAAAAAACAGTGCATTTGAAGAATTTAAATTAAAAGAAATAATAGCCATTACAAGAAAAGATAATTTTTCATCTCAAAAACTATTAGAAAAACTAGATTTAAAACTAGAAGGAATAGCCAAACTTCCTAATGATGATGAAGAATGGTTACTTTATAAAATTAAAGCATAATAAAATTAAAATAATGGATAAAGAACTATATAAAAAAACATTTACTGAAGAAGATTCAGTAGGCTGGTTATCAATAGATGCTTCACTAGAAAAAATATACGGAAAAACAGAACCTCGACACTATGGTCCATTATGCGGACTTCACTATGTTGCAGGCGGAACTGATCCTATAGATGGTGCCAGCATTTATGATTCTGAAAAGCAAGAATTACATAGACACATCATTAGTTATGGAATGTCTGATTTATACTATAATGAAGAAAAAGCAGGCGAAGAATTTAGTAAATGGGGATTTGAATTTACTTTTAGATTAAAACCTTTTGAAGATGATAAAAATGATCCATTATGGGCTGTACAAGTCATGAACAATCTAGCACGATATGTTTATAAAAGTGGAAACTGGTTTGAAGAAAATCATTTTATTCCTGCAAACGGTCCAATAAGATTAAACACTGAAACAAAAATAACAGGTTTTGTAATAGCATTAGATCCTGAACTTGGAAAAATCAACACTCCTCATGGTGAAGTATCATTTCTGCAACTCGTAGGTATAACAGAAAATGAAGTAGAAAAACTAAATGCCAATCCAACAACAACCGAAGTAGAAAAACTCATATTGGAATTAAAAAAAGACAACCCATTACTAATAACCGATTTAAATAGAAAATAAACAACCCTAAATA
It includes:
- a CDS encoding suppressor of fused domain protein; translation: MDKELYKKTFTEEDSVGWLSIDASLEKIYGKTEPRHYGPLCGLHYVAGGTDPIDGASIYDSEKQELHRHIISYGMSDLYYNEEKAGEEFSKWGFEFTFRLKPFEDDKNDPLWAVQVMNNLARYVYKSGNWFEENHFIPANGPIRLNTETKITGFVIALDPELGKINTPHGEVSFLQLVGITENEVEKLNANPTTTEVEKLILELKKDNPLLITDLNRK
- a CDS encoding GNAT family N-acetyltransferase, coding for MTDFKTFDTERLILRPTSKEDAKFIFELFNTPSWLKYIGDRNIRTIEDAAIYIENKMLSQLEKLSFSNYTIIRKSDNAKIGTCGLYDREGLDGIDIGFAFLPEYGKKGYAFEAVEKLKNSAFEEFKLKEIIAITRKDNFSSQKLLEKLDLKLEGIAKLPNDDEEWLLYKIKA